A region from the Lutra lutra chromosome 1, mLutLut1.2, whole genome shotgun sequence genome encodes:
- the GPR108 gene encoding LOW QUALITY PROTEIN: protein GPR108 (The sequence of the model RefSeq protein was modified relative to this genomic sequence to represent the inferred CDS: inserted 3 bases in 2 codons; deleted 3 bases in 2 codons; substituted 2 bases at 2 genomic stop codons) → MAVSERRGLARRSPAEWGQPLLLLLLLGGCSGRIHRLALTGEKRADIPLNSFGFYANGSLEVDLSLLRLGLQETEEKDPLVGFSLTRVRSGSIRPYSTRNPRDCPLQKNSSNLLVLFLINTKDLRVQVRKYGDRRSCSXLLGLLPEVPSEPVTPKVDSGTTAALDKAKSKPTVSQGDQQVRGSQGRREEGPQWEGQELVLGLGISTILQLQRECLVSTRGPTSPXVGNPGXAHHLPPIFPSLPHHPVPRGHRLSGRWRASTTSTPTLLQLKAGPGAALDIPVSRGGPATPHPPEAMLGMKARVPTWEAGRLRPWKGELESVRARRTLAALHIQSRPEIPARPPCPRSPQVMIREKNPXGFLSAAESPLFKLYMVHVCLLPGRCIFWVSILCKNTYNVFKIHWLMAALAFTKSISLLFRSINYYFINSQGHPIEGLAVMHYITHLLKGALLFITIALIGSGWAFIKYVLSDKEKKIFGIVIPLQVLANVAYIVIESREEGASDYMLWKEILFLVDLICCGAILFPVVWSIRHLQDASGTDGKVAVNLAKRKLFRHYYIMVICYVYFTRVIAILLQCGHSPVPVQWAVPGEDQDHRWGGQLLVEGSTLAFFVLTGYKFQPAGDNPYLQLPQEDEEDTQMEQIMRILGSGKAYPKVNKTASGRELL, encoded by the exons ATGGCAGTGAGCGAGAGGAGGGGGCTCGCCCGCCGGAGCCCCGCGGAGTGGGGGCAGCCGCTACTCCTGCTCTTGCTCTTGGGCGGCTGCTCTGGGCGCATCCACCGGCTGGCGCTGACG GGGGAGAAGCGAGCAGACATCCCGCTGAACAGCTTCGGCTTCTACGCCAATGGCTCCCTGGAGGTGGACCTGAGCCTCTTGCGGCTGGGCCtccaggagacagaagagaaggacCCGCTG GTGGGGTTCAGTCTGACTCGGGTTCGATCTGGAAGCATTCGACCCTACTCA ACCCGGAACCCCCGTGACTGTCCTCTCCAGAAAAACAGCAGCAACCTCCTAGTTCTCTTCCTCATCAACACCAAGGATCTGCG GGTACAGGTGCGGAAGTATGGGGACAGAAGAAGCTGTTC TCTCCTGGGGCTCCTACCCGAAGTGCCCTCCGAACCAGTCACCCCCAAAGTGGACAGCG GGACCACCGCTGCGCTTGACAAGGCCAAGTCAAAACCCACAGTGTCTCAGGGGGACCAGCAGGTTCGAGGaagccagggcaggagggaggaag GGCCTCAGTGGGAAGGACAAGAACTGGTCCTGGGTCTTGGGATCTCAACAATTCTACAACTTCAGCGTGAGTGTCTAGTGAGCACCCGAGGCCCCACCTCCCCCTGAGTGGGAAAC CCAGGCTGAgcccaccacctcccccccatcttcccctctctgccccaccaCCCAGTTCCACGTGGTCATCGGCTCTCGGGCCGATGGAGGGCCAGTACAACCTCAACTCCAACACTGCTACAACTCAAAGCCGGGCCGGGAGCAGCCCTCGACATCCCGGTGAGCAGAGGTGGGCCGGCCACACCACATCCTCCTGAGGCCATGCTGGGCATGAAAGCCCGTGTCCCCACCTGGGAGGCGGGAAGACTGAGGCCATGGAAAGGGGAGCTTGAGAGTGTGAGGGCGAGACGCACCCTCGCGGCTCTGCACATCCAGAGCCGGCCTGAAATCCCCGCGCGCCCACCCTGCCCACGGTCcccccaggtcatgatccgggagaaGAACC GAGGCTTCCTGTCAGCGGCGGAATCCCCCCTCTTCAAGCTGTACATGGTCCATGTCTGCCTTCTTCCTGGCCGCTGCATCTTCTGGGTGTCCATCCTCTGCAAGAACAC GTACAACGTCTTCAAGATCCACTGGCTTATGGCAGCCCTGGCTTTCACCAAGAGCATCTCCCTTCTCTTCCGCAGT ATCAACTACTACTTCATCAACAGCCAGGGCCACCCCATTGAAGGCCTCGCTGTCATGCACTACATCACGCACCT GCTAAAGGGCGCCCTCCTCTTCATCACCATCGCC TTGATCGGCTCTGGCTGGGCCTTCATCAAGTACGTCCTGTCAGACAAGGAGAAGAAGATCTTTGGGATCGTGATTCCACTGCAG GTCCTGGCCAACGTGGCCTACATCGTCATCGAGTCCCGCGAGGAGGGTGCCAGTGACTACATGCTCTGGAAGGAGATCCTCTTCCTGGTGGATCTCATCTGCTGTGGTGCCATCCTCTTCCCTGTGGTCTG GTCCATCCGGCATCTCCAGGACGCATCCGGCACAGATGGAAAGG TGGCAGTGAACCTGGCCAAGCGGAAGCTGTTTCGCCATTACTACATCATG GTCATCTGCTACGTGTACTTCACACGGGTCATCGCCATCCTGCTGCAATGTGGCCATAGCCCCGTTCCAGTGCAGTGGGCTGTACCAGGTGAAGACCAAGACCACaggtggggtgggcag CTCTTGGTGGAGGGGTCCACCCTGGCCTTCTTCGTGCTCACCGGCTACAAGTTCCAGCCGGCAGGCGACAACCCGTACCTGCAGCTGCCCCAGGAGGACGAGGAGGACACGCAGATGGAGCAGAT AATGAGGATTCTGGGTTCCGGGAAGGCCTATCCCAAAGTCAACAAGACAGCCAGCGGCCGGGAGCTTCTGTGA